The window CCAGCAGTTGATTGCAGATATGCAGGCGCAAGGTTTTGCCATTTCCAACAATTATAGTGGTTTTCGTTCCTATGAAACCCAGGCTGGTTTGTACCAATCCTATGTCAATCAAGATGGTCAAGCAGCAGCCGATACCTATTCGGCGCGTGCTGGCTATAGTGAACATCAGACAGGTCTTGCCTTTGACCTATTAGACAGCTACGGTAATCTCTTGGAAGAACCAGTTGCTTCTCAGTGGTTGGCAGACAATGCCCATCATTATGGTTTTATTGTGCGTTATTTGCCTGGCAAGGAAGCCATAACAGGCTACATGGCAGAATCTTGGCACGTTCGTTATATCGGTGCAGAAGCAACGGATATTTACAATTCAGGACTAACATTAGAAGAATACTTCGGAGTTCCTGGTGGTGATTATCAAGAATAAGGACTTTTATTCATGGTTCAACGCCTCTATCTAAAGCTAGTTTTTTAGCTAGTTAGTCACAATTTTTTCAAAAATCAGTCTTGATGAGTGAAAATTTATCTCTAATATTGAGCACTTGGTTTGTGAATACAGGTTTTAAGAAAGTTGGGTTGTCAATCAGTCCAACTTTTTAAAATCAAAAAATTTGTCCGTACAACTAACTCGTGATATAATGGGCTATCAATGATTTGGAGGTATCCCATGCTTAAAGCGATGGAAGTATATTTGGTAACAAATGGAAATGGTTTAGAAGCGATTGAATTCTACAAAAATGCACTTGGTGCAGAGGTGGAACAAGTAAACTTATACAAAGATTTCTTGCCAGACTGTCCAGCAGAATTAGAAAACCATGTCATGAATGCCCAATTCCGTTTGAACGGACAACGTTTCATGCTTTCTGACAATAACCCAGAAATGCCTTATTCAGTTGGCGACAACATTACTGTTGCCTTGATTACAGAAGACGCAGAAACCGCGAAAGACTTGTTCACAAAACTATCTGAAGGTGCTATGAAAATTACAATGGACTTGCAAGCTGTGCCATGGTCACCTGCTTATGGTTCCTTGCAAGACAAATTCGGTATCCACTGGCAGGTCAACGCAGAAGTAGCAGGCTACGGTCAAGAATATTACGCAGAACAAAACTAATAGCATTCAAAAACCAGATTTCGACGAGCGAAATCTGGTTTTTTTTACAATTTTTGCCAATAGGATTTATAGAGAAAGAATTGCAGTAATCCCGAAAGGACAAGAATCAAGGTTGCTAGTCCAGAGCTTACTAAGGTCGGACCAATGATGGTAGTCATTACACTACTGATGACGAGCAAGATGAATCCGAAAATCATCGTTAGCAAGATGGAACCAGCAATCAGCCATTGACCCGCTCCGCGACCGAAAAGCTGGTTGGAGTTCTGCCAGTTGAGCATGAGTAGGCGTTGGTCCCTCCAGTAGTATATTTGTCCAGTTAGTAGGGCAGAAACAAGTATGCCTAGACCAAAGAAGAGGGCTAAGACCATGTTTACTTTCATGACAAATAGGGCTAACATGAGATAGAGCAAAGTCGGAACCAGGAATTGAACCGCAGCAATCACCCAAAACTTCTGAATCGTAAACTGTTTGAAGTTAATGGGTAAGGTTCGGATGAAGTGATAGTTTTCCTTTTCCAAGGACATAGCTGTTCCGATAAAGGTTGTAGCACCTGCGAACATGCTTCCTAACAAACAGCCGGCCAGTAAAGCAATTCCGAAATATTCCCATGAAAGAACACCCAGTCTACCACCTTCAGTAATTTTTGAAATTGAAGGGAGCAGGGCAACTCCTAGCACCAATGACTGTAAGAAGGTCTGTACCATCAGGTTGCTATCGTTGAGGGTAGATAAATGGTGTTTGATAAGGGCCTGATTTAAATTCTGAGGTAATTTCCTTGGTTTGCCGACCTTACGTTTTGATGAAGCAGTATCAATCGCCAAAACCTGTTGGAAATAATTCGGAATAACAGTTTTAAAGGCAAAGTGGACCAATCCCAACATGAAGAAAATAGGAAGGATGAGATTGATAACTGTCCCCAACGAAATTGGTTGGCTGATGATGTAGTGGAAACCGACAAAAAGTGGCAATTCTGGAAACTGAACAAAACCATCTGATTGGAGGGAAACAGTCTGCTGGGATTGGAGAAACATAAGCGCTCCCATTGAAACCAGAGATGAGCCTGTCAGAAGAATGGTAGAAATGGTTGTCTTATGTGGGCTCTTAGTCAAGATTTCTCCGATAAAGTGCATAAAAATCATATTGAGAAGATTGACTAGGAACCATAGGAGAATAAAACTTGGCAAGGCAAAAAGTGCAAAGGCTGGTCCACCTATTTGCCAATAGGTAATGATAAGAAGAGAGAGGCAGGGGATGAGGAAGGGCAAGACCATACCTTGAGCCGATAAGAATTTGGCGATAAAAACCTCGCTTGCTTTTAAGGGAAGAGGTAGATAGAGTTTGGTGTCCTTGCTGTCGTAGAAGACAGAAAAGAAGCCTGTGAAACCGTATACGGTTGCCAGTATAGCAAATTGGGCTAGTTGTAGGGAGAAGAAACCTGTGGACCGTTTGTAATCAATCCCTAGAAAGAAGACGGAGTAGAGAATAGCCATCATCAGAATGAGGAAGCCTTGTTGGATAAGGATGCTCCGATAGGCTGAAAAACGTCCATCTTTATTCTTATTTTGTTTTTTCTTGACGGAAGCTAGCAGTTGCGGGTTGGAGTAGAGGATATTGATTTTGACCAATTCCCAAATCAGAGATTTGTTCATCCGACCTCACCTGCCTCTCTTTGTTGGCGACCTGCTAATTCTAGGTAGATGGTTTCCAAGTCCTTGTCAGGATATTGGGATTTTAATTCTTCCAGACTGCCTACGAAGATGAGTCGTCCCTTTCTGAGAATGCCAATACGGTCACAGAGTTGTTCTGCAACAGACAAAACGTGGGTCGAAAAGAGAACGGTGTTGCCACCCTTGGCATGGTCCTTCATCATCTGCTTGAGGTCAAATGAGGCCTGGGGATCCAGTCCTGTCAAGGGTTCATCCAAAATCCAAATATCTGGCTTGGGAATGAGGGCGCCGATGATAATGGTTTTCTGTCGCATACCGTGGGAGAAACTGTCAATGGGTTCGTGCTGACGGGCAGTTATGTCAAAAAGGCTGGCTAGCTTGTTGATACGTTGGTCAACAGTGTCTTTGTTCACTCCGTAAACCTTGCCCATAAAGTGCCAATATTCAAAAGCAGTCAAGTGAAGAAAAATATCAGGCGAGTCTGGTACATAGGCAATCCGTTTTTTGACCTCATCTCGATTTTCTTCCAGATGAAGTCCGTCGACGGAGATGGTTCCATGACTGGCTTGAATAATAGAAGTGAGCAAACTGATTGTCGTTGTCTTACCAGCACCGTTATGTCCAATCAAGCCGAAAATTTCCCCACTTTCGATGGTCAAATCCAAATCATCAAGGGCTACTGTGTCGCCATAGGCTTTACTAACGTGGTTAAATTGAATCATAAGAACCTCCTAGATAAATATAATAAATTACAATTATTATACTACTATCTTAGTACAAAAGCAATAGTTTTTTAGAAAAAAGTTAAGAAACTCACAAATCCTATCCACAAGAAAAATTTGCTATAATAGACCTATGATTAACCGAAATACTGAAAACCAATTTAAACTTGTGTCAAAATATGCACCGTCTGGTGACCAGCCCCAAGCCATTGAAACCTTGGTTGATAACATCGAGGGGGGCGAAAAAGCCCAGATTCTCATGGGGGCGACTGGTACCGGTAAAACCTACACCATGAGTCAGGTCATTGCCCGTGTCAATAAGCCCACTCTGGTTATCGCCCACAACAAGACCCTAGCTGGTCAGCTCTACAGTGAGTTCAAGGAATTCTTCCCAGAAAATGCGGTCGAATACTTCGTATCTTACTACGATTACTACCAGCCAGAAGCCTATGTTCCGTCCAGCGACACCTATATCGAAAAGGATAGTTCGGTCAATGATGAGATTGACAAGCTCCGCCACTCAGCGACCTCAGCCCTGCTGGAGCGAAACGATGTTATTGTCGTGGCTTCGGTTTCCTGTATTTACGGTTTGGGTTCGCCCAAGGAATATTCAGATAGCGTGGTCAGTCTGCGACCAGGTCAGGAGATTTCCCGGGATCAGTTGCTCAATTCTCTGGTAGATATCCAGTTTGAGCGCAATGACATCGACTTCCAACGGGGGCGCTTCCGTGTGCGTGGAGATGTAGTGGAGATTTTCCCAGCTTCTCGTGATGAACACGCCTTCCGTGTGGAGTTTTTTGGGGATGAAATCGACCGCATTCGTGAGATTGAAAGCCTGACAGGTAAGGTTTTGGGCGATGTGGACCACTTGGCCATTTTCCCTGCTACCCACTTCGTGACCAACGATGATCATATGGAAACGGCTATTGCTAAAATTCAGGCAGAGCTGGAAGAGCAGCTCAAGGTCTTTGAGGCAGAAGGAAAACTCTTAGAAGCTCAGCGATTGAAACAACGGACCGACTACGACATCGAAATGCTGCGGGAGATGGGCTATACCAACGGAGTTGAGAACTATTCACGACACATGGACGGGCGAAGCGAGGGCGAGCCTCCTTATACCCTACTGGACTTTTTCCCTGAAGATTATCTCATCATGATTGACGAGAGCCACATGACCATGGGGCAGATTAAGGGGATGTACAATGGTGACCGCTCACGCAAGGAGATGCTGGTCAACTATGGTTTCCGCCTCCCGAGTGCATTGGACAACCGTCCGCTGCGCAGGGAAGAATTTGAGAGTCATGTCCACCAGATTGTCTATGTATCTGCGACGCCAGGTGACTATGAAATGGAGCAGACCGATACCGTTGTCGAGCAAATCATTCGGCCGACAGGGCTTCTGGATCCAGAAGTGGAAGTCCGTCCAACCATGGGGCAAATGGATGACCTCTTGGGCGAAATCAATGCCCGTGTTGAGAAAGGTGAGCGGACCTTTATCACTACCCTGACCAAGAAAATGGCAGAGGACTTGACCGACTACCTGAAAGAAATGGGTGTTAAGGTCAAGTATATGCACTCGGATATCAAGACCTTGGAGCGTACGGAGATTATCCGTGACTTGCGTCTAGGTGTTTTCGATGTTCTGATAGGGATTAACCTCTTGCGTGAAGGGATTGACGTGCCAGAAGTTAGTCTGGTGGCAATCTTGGATGCTGATAAGGAAGGTTTCCTCCGTAATGAACGAGGGCTCATCCAGACAATCGGTCGGGCGGCCCGTAACTCTGAAGGTCATGTGATTATGTATGCAGACAAGGTCACCGAGTCTATGCGGAAGGCCATGGAAGAAACAGCCCGCCGCCGTCAAATCCAAATGGCTTATAATGAAGAACATGGCATCATTCCACAGACCATTAAGAAAGAAATCCGTGACCTGATTAGAGTGACCAAGGCTGTCACTCAGGACAAGGAAGAAGTAGTGGACTTCAACGCCCTCAACAAAGACGAACGCAAGGCTATGATCAAGAAACTGGAAGGACAAATGCAGGAAGCAGCAGAAGTGCTTGACTTTGAACTGGCAGCTCAGATTCGTGACATGGTCATCGAGTTGAAGAATATGTAATCAAAGAAGATAAATAGCGGTTGGAAAAGGATTCCAGTCGTTTTTTATCTGAATTATTTCTCTTATGGTAGACTAGTTAATCCTTGTAAATATGTCTATTATTCAGCGCTCTGACAGAATTCATTTTTTCTACGAATAATGAGCCGTAATACTTGTTTCCTTATCCTTGAGAGAGTATAATGAAGGGGTATATTTTTAAGGGGATTTGAGAGATAATGAAGAAACAATTTAACGAGAAACAAGAGCGTTTTTCACTGCGTAAACTATCAGTAGGTCTTGTTTCAGCAACGGTAGCAAGCCTATTTTTTGCGACTTCCATTGCGGCTGCACCATCTGTTAGTGCTCAGTCAATCAACTATACTTATGTAACTGAGCAAGAATTAACCGAGGCTGAAAAAGAGCTCATTATTCGGGATTTGCCAGGTTTAGCACAGGCGACAGATGCTAATTATTATTTAGTCTATCGTCCGGTCGGAGCAAGCAAGCCATCCACTGCTGTAGATACAAACAGTCGTTTGGAAATTTTACCGAAAACAGGTGTTATGGAAACAGGCGTAATGGCCCTTGCTGGAATTTCTCTCCTTGTTCTTGCCATAAAAATTGGCAAAAAAGGGAAGAAGGAGCTTGCAGGTGTTATTTTATTAGCGGCTACTGGTGCAAGCTTCTTGGCACCAACCAGCTCTGCCTTGACCAGTCATATTTTGGCTCAGTTCAACCATGCGGTAGAAAGATCAGCAGGCCAGGCCTTGCCAGCGCCTGCTGAAATTGAAGGCTATGTCTATGTGGGCTATTTTAAAGATAGCAGAGCAGAAGAGAAATTGTCTACTGAAGCCCCAAAAACGCCTGAAAAAGAAACTGTAAAGGATACTACGGAAGAAACAGTTACGGAAGTTCCGAATACAGCACCAAGTCATCAAGTGCCAACTGTTGAGATTTCTGAAAAGATTATTACAAAGTCAGAAGTGCTTGCTTTTGATACTCAGATTGTAGAAAATACTGCTTTGGCTGAAGGAACAGAAAAAATTGTTCAAGAAGGTCAAAATGGTGAGCGAACCATTACCATCAAACAAACACTGGTAGATGGCCAGGTTCTGAAGGAAGAAGAAGTTTTGTCAGAAGTGACTAAAACTGCTACTCCAAAAATCATCGAGATTGGTACCAAAAAAGCTGAAGAGCCTATTGTAACGGATGTTCCAGATGCGGCACCAACACACGAAGTTCCAGCCTTAGCAATTACGGAGGAAGTCACTTCGCATATAGAATCGATTGCCTTTACAACCGAGGAAATCTATGACGATACTCTTCCAGAAGGTACTAGACAGACAGCTCAGGCTGGTCAGGCTGGTCAAAAGACTATTGAAACCAAGCAAACATTCATTGGCGGTGTCTTGGTTCAATCAGAAGTTGTGTCAGAAACGGTCAGCCAAGCTCCTGTTAATCAGGTCGTGAAAATTGGTACCAAACCCATTACTGCTCTACCAGATACAGCTCCGACGCATGAAGTACCAGCAGTAGTCCTGACGGATGATACGACGACAAATACGGAATCTATACCTTTTGAAAGTCAAGTCATCTATGATGACACCTTGGCGGAAGGAACTCGAAATGTGGATAAAACAGGTGTTGCAGGTGTTCGGACTACGGTTACTAAGAATTACTATGCTGACGGTGTCTTGATCAAGTCTGAGCAGGTTTCAAGCTCGGTGACAATCTCACCAGTAACTGAGATTGTTCGCCTTGGTACAAAGAAAGCTGATACTGTCACAACGGAGACGGAATCAGCTACAAAAGTCATTCCATTTGAAATCAGCTACCAAGACGATGCGACCCTCCCAGTCGGTGAAGAAAAAATCATTACAGCTGGTCAAAATGGAATTGCGACTGTTACAACAACCTACACTCTTGTAAATGGCGTTCGTCAGGCAAATCCAACAGTAATTGAAACTGTGACCACTCAGCCTGTGCCTCAAGTAGTAGCGCGTGGTACGAAAACGGCTACTCCAACACCAGTTGAAGGTACGGAAACCGTTACGGAAACGGTAGAGATTCCATTTGAAACAAAGACAACAGAAACAGCTGACCTTTATGTTGGTCAAGAACAAGTTCTTACGGAAGGCAAAAATGGCAGCAAAAACATCACCACAACCTATGTGACGATTGACGGTGTTCGCCAGCCAAATCCAACTGTGACTGAAAAGGTTCTAGTTGAGCCAACGACCAAAGAAGTTCTCAAAGGAACCAAGCCAATTGAAGGTACGGAAGAAGACAAAGAAACGGTCGATATTCCATTTGAAACAGAATACATTGATGACCCAACACTTCTAGTAGGTAAGACTAAAGAAGTGACCAAGGGTGTCAATGGTTCTAAGACGATTACTACAACCTATAAGACCATCAAGGGCGTTCGTCAGGAAAATCCGACAGTTACCGAAGAAATTACCAAAGAACCAGTTAAGGAAGTCATTGCGCGTGGTACAAAAGTTGAGAAAGTACCACAAGTGATTATCACAGATCTGGTAGAAAATGACGATGCTAAGTCAGCGACAATCAGCTATAAGTTGACAGATGAAACAGCCAACTTCCTCCGTGCTGTTGCCCTCCTCTATGACAATACAGGTGCTTTGGTTAAGGAACAAGCTATTGACGATCCAAATGGTCAGTTAACACTTGAAAATCTGGACTTCTACACAGACTATACAGTCAAAACTAAGATTTTCTATACAATGGTAGAGCAGGAACAAAGCTCTGAGCAAGAAGCTATTCTTGAAAGCATGCGCCAGTTTGATCTAGTTTACAAGAAGATTGAAATCAAGGACATTGATGCAGTGACGGTTTATCGTCGTAAAGATGGTAAGTATGTCGGTCAAGAGTTTTTAGAAGAAATTCCAGCATCGGCTAATGAACTATTTATCAAGGTAACATCCGATCGCTTCAAAGAAGTCTATCTTCCAGTTTCAAGCGTTGAAGAAACGAACTTAGATGGCAAGGCAGTCTTCAAATTGGTTTCTTCCTTTGACCAGTTGGTAGAGGATAAGAACAGCCAATACGTTGCAAATCGTGAGTTTTACATTCCGAAGATGGCGATGGATGCCAATACCTATACATCCTTCAAAGATCTGATTGATGCCATGAAGAAAAATACCAGTGGCACTTTCAAACTAGGGGCTCACCTAGATGCCAATGAAGTCCCAGTAGGTGATGTGGCTTCTTACGTTCAGAATTTTAGTGGAAGTTTGGACGGAGTAAATGATGGCCATGCTTTCTCAATCAGTAACTTGAAAGCTCCACTTTTCTATAACCTTGGTGGTAAAGTTCAAAACTTGGACATCAAGAATGCTCATTTACAGACAAGTACCACCAATCCTCTTGCTACCATTGCCGTTAATGCTAATAATGCATTAGTCACAAACGTGGCTGTAGAAGCCAACCTAAAAGGACCGCATAATGTTTCAGGTTTGATCCAGTCGGCGACCAATACAACCATCAAAGACGTTTCCTTCAAAGGAAGCATTGAAACGACTGGTACAGGCGCAAGCTTGACAGGCGGTATTCTTGGAAATGGTATGTTGTCAAGTGTCGGAAATGCGAAAGTAGACGCTACCATCACCATTCCAGGCAATGTTGATCAATTTGCGGGTGGTATTGTCGGACGTACCATGCTTGTCTACGATGTACCAGGAAGTGTCTATAATTCGTACGCAACAGGCTCTATAGTGACGACAGAAACAGGTGGTATAGTCGGCGGCATTGCAGGTGCCAACCAAGTAACTGGTGCCTATGCTCCATATAGTGGTAATGTTAATAACGTTATCAGCGATATGACTGGTGCGACAAGTATTATCGGTCAACCAGCAAATCCAACCGGTAAGATTAAAGACGGCTTCACAACAACTTCAGATACATTGGGCAATGTCAAGGCTATCACGAATGAAGAAGCACAAGCAAAAGTTCAAGCAATGGGCATCCAAGCGACTTTGGAAGATTCAAAACCTCTCAATCTTAACCCTTATTCCGTCAATTATCTAACTCTGGATAAGGCACAGGCAGACCATGAAACTGCTTACTACAATATGGAGAAAATCCTTCCATTCTACAACAAGGAACTCCTTGTTTACTATGGAAATAAGATTGCGACAGATGACAAACTCAACAGAGTTCGTTTGCTTGATGTTGTTCCAATGAAGAATGATGCCTTTATAGCAGATGTGCATACTGAAAAAGCTAATATCAACAGAATCATGCTCCATTATGCGGATGGAACGGTGGATTATAAGGCGGTTTCATACCTTGAAGATTTCAAGAATAACCATGTGGTAGAATACACCATTGCTGGTACGGACTTGATTTACACGCCGGAGTCCTTCTTGAATGATAGAAGTTCTCTTGTAAATGATTTGGTAAGCAGCTTGTCTACAGTGGTTCTGGATTCAGATGCTATGAAAGCCGTTGTCAATTATCCAACTAAATTGGATGCCAACCGACAAACTGGGACAGCAAAAGATTTCTACTTTGGCGAAAGTTTTGACCAAGTTAAGGCTAACCTAGAGAGTAATGTACGTAAGATTTTGGTTGCTAGCCTAAACGGTCAAGGTCAGGCAGCGGAAGATTATATTAAAGAGAAAATTACCAATAATAAGGAAGCCTTTCTTCTCGGTTTGACCTACTTGAACCGTTGGTATGATATCAATTACGGGGATGTGAATACCAAAGAATTGACCATTTTTGAGCCTGATTTCTTCGGAAATGATGCTGCCTCTGCCTTGGATATGATTTTGGCAATTGGCAATGGTGGCTATGAGGTTCTTCGTGCCCATAACAACGTAACGACCTACTCATCCATTATTGGTAAGCAAAATAACAAGGCTAGTCTATTCGACATGGTGGAAGCCTACCGTAAACTCTTCTTGCCAAATCTATCAGACAATGACTGGTTTAAACAAACAACCAAGGCCTATATTGTTGAGAGTAAATCACAGGTTGCAGAAGCGGCAGCCAAGCAAGAAAGTGCTGAGAAACATAGCAAGTACGCACTTGCTGTTTACGATAAGATTACCAATCCAGCTTGGGAATACCGTCAGATGCTCTTGCCTCTATTGACCCTGCCGCAAGAGGACATCTTCATCATCAGCAACATGAACACCTTAGCAGTAGGTTCCTATGAACATTATGTAGATGACTATAAAGATCCTGTCAAGCGAGATAGTGTCCGTCAGTTGGTCGATAAGGCGGCTGAAATGCAGCGGGACAATGCTGACTTCTGGTATAAGATCCTTGATGAAGAAAATCGTGACAAGCTCTTCCGCACAGTGCTAAATAATGAAGGCTTCCTAATGAATGGCCCAGATGGTCAGAAAGTCTATCGTAATTTACTCGCCGATGTGGATGCTATTCAAGATTACTATGGCCCGATTAACAAGTGGTATGCAGAGGGTGGAACCAAAACTGCCTATGCAAACGGAAAAGAAACCTTCTATGTCCTCTATAATATGCTAGACAATTATGGGACAACTCTCTATACCCATGAAATGGTGCATAACCAGGATGGAAGTACCTATCTTAAAGGATATGGTCGCCGGATGGGACAAGGAATGGAAGTATATGCAGATGGCTTGCTCCAAAACGTATCTTCTGTCGATCGAACAATCCTTGGTTTCAATGCTGTCTTCAATAGTGACGCTGCTAATCGTGTGCACGTCGGAGATCCGACTGCTCGTTTCAACAGCGAAGCGGACTTTAACCAGTATTTCCACAATCAATTTGATGTTCTCTATCTACTAGACTACATCGAAGGAATGACTGTCCTTGAAAAGCCCAATACCGTTAAGAAGGACTGGTTCCTCAAACTGGAAAATTACTACATTCAAGAAAATGGCAAAGATACCCATGCTGGTAACCGAATGGCGACCCTGACAGAGGAAGATGCTGCTAAATTGACTACGTTTGATGACCTAATCAATGGAAGTATCATTGATCGCTATGGCTATCAAAGTGCTAAATACGACCAAAACTTACAACGTAATGGCTACTACAGCGTTCCGATGTTTGCAGGTAACTATTCAGCCTTGTCTAATCCAAATGGCTCACCAGGTGACTTTATGTTCCGTCGCATGGCCTTTGAGCTAATTGCTGCCAAAGGTTACACAGATGGTTTCATACCATATGCATCTAATCAGTTGTCTGATTATGCCATGAGCCAAAACTCTATTACTTATGATACGTGGAACAAGAAAAATACAGGCTTGATTACAGATAAACACGTCTTTGACCAAGTCTTTAATGGCCAGTATGCAAGTTGGGAAGAGTTCAAGAAAGCCATGTTTATGGAGCGTGTGGATAAGGCCCAAGCAGGTAAATTGAAACCATTCACTATTCAGTATGAATTAGGTGTTGCAAACTCAACGAAAGAAGTAAGTATTGCGAGCTATGATGACCTTCAAAGATTGATTAGAGAAGCGATTGATGCGGATATTGAAAATAAATCCTATGGTAGCGATAAGAGCCGATTATCAACTTTGAAAATCAAGATTTATCAAGCCTTGATGCAATCAACAAACGACTTTAGAACATCTATTTTCAATCCATAATCTATTGAAAGAAGTCAACCCAGGTTGGCTTCTTTTTCTTATTTTTAGATAGATTATTTCGAGCTTTGGGTTTGGAATAGTAAATATTAAAATTGTTTATACAATTCAAGCAAAACCCTTGAAAAATGAGGGGGGGGGGGTGATATACTAGTAGTGGTATTTTATATATCGTCCTTTCTAGCTAGGGTAAAAGCTGCAAGATTGTCTACTAGAAAATGATTGTTTACCAATCAAATGATTTATTAAAGATAACTCTCCCCCCCAAAAAAATCTAACTATCACTAAGAAAATTTTATCAGGAAAATAATTGGTTTCTTGTAGATTTTTTGCAGAAAATGGCAGGGTCAATCTAGCCTAGATGGACCCTATCAAACCTAGCGAAGATAAGTAGCTCTTATTCAGATGTGACTAGTAGTTATAATGGAAGAGCTTGTAATTTGGTACGATTTACAATAAAATCCAATTTAATGAAAGTAAAAGGCTCTCTATTCTCCAGTCAGGTATTGCTGTCTTGGTAAGGAAGAGCCTTTTTATCTTGTTAATACCATGTAGAATGATATAATATAAAATGTACTCTTAAAAGTTTGAGGTAGTATATGTTTATCAAAGATATGGAAACCGAGAAGGAAATTCAAGGCAAGGCTTATGTTCATTGGAAGGCTTGGCAGGAGGCCTATGCTGATTTGTTACCGCAGGATTTTCTCCAAAAGACCTACACCTTGGAACGGTGTCAAGACTGGGCTGTCCGTTATCCTCAAAATATCCTGGTGGCACTGGTGGATGAGCAGGTGGTTGGCTTTGCCTGTTACGGTGCCAGCAGTCAGGAAGATTTACAGAGGGCTGGCGAGCTTTATGCCCTTTATGTACTGGCGGATTATTACGATCAAGGAATTGGCTACCGGCTTATGCAGGCGGCCTTGGAAAAATTGCAGAGCTACCATCGGGTTTCTCTTTGGGTATTGGAGGGGAATGCGCGTGCGATTGCCTTT is drawn from Streptococcus sp. 29892 and contains these coding sequences:
- a CDS encoding ZmpA/ZmpB/ZmpC family metallo-endopeptidase, which gives rise to MKKQFNEKQERFSLRKLSVGLVSATVASLFFATSIAAAPSVSAQSINYTYVTEQELTEAEKELIIRDLPGLAQATDANYYLVYRPVGASKPSTAVDTNSRLEILPKTGVMETGVMALAGISLLVLAIKIGKKGKKELAGVILLAATGASFLAPTSSALTSHILAQFNHAVERSAGQALPAPAEIEGYVYVGYFKDSRAEEKLSTEAPKTPEKETVKDTTEETVTEVPNTAPSHQVPTVEISEKIITKSEVLAFDTQIVENTALAEGTEKIVQEGQNGERTITIKQTLVDGQVLKEEEVLSEVTKTATPKIIEIGTKKAEEPIVTDVPDAAPTHEVPALAITEEVTSHIESIAFTTEEIYDDTLPEGTRQTAQAGQAGQKTIETKQTFIGGVLVQSEVVSETVSQAPVNQVVKIGTKPITALPDTAPTHEVPAVVLTDDTTTNTESIPFESQVIYDDTLAEGTRNVDKTGVAGVRTTVTKNYYADGVLIKSEQVSSSVTISPVTEIVRLGTKKADTVTTETESATKVIPFEISYQDDATLPVGEEKIITAGQNGIATVTTTYTLVNGVRQANPTVIETVTTQPVPQVVARGTKTATPTPVEGTETVTETVEIPFETKTTETADLYVGQEQVLTEGKNGSKNITTTYVTIDGVRQPNPTVTEKVLVEPTTKEVLKGTKPIEGTEEDKETVDIPFETEYIDDPTLLVGKTKEVTKGVNGSKTITTTYKTIKGVRQENPTVTEEITKEPVKEVIARGTKVEKVPQVIITDLVENDDAKSATISYKLTDETANFLRAVALLYDNTGALVKEQAIDDPNGQLTLENLDFYTDYTVKTKIFYTMVEQEQSSEQEAILESMRQFDLVYKKIEIKDIDAVTVYRRKDGKYVGQEFLEEIPASANELFIKVTSDRFKEVYLPVSSVEETNLDGKAVFKLVSSFDQLVEDKNSQYVANREFYIPKMAMDANTYTSFKDLIDAMKKNTSGTFKLGAHLDANEVPVGDVASYVQNFSGSLDGVNDGHAFSISNLKAPLFYNLGGKVQNLDIKNAHLQTSTTNPLATIAVNANNALVTNVAVEANLKGPHNVSGLIQSATNTTIKDVSFKGSIETTGTGASLTGGILGNGMLSSVGNAKVDATITIPGNVDQFAGGIVGRTMLVYDVPGSVYNSYATGSIVTTETGGIVGGIAGANQVTGAYAPYSGNVNNVISDMTGATSIIGQPANPTGKIKDGFTTTSDTLGNVKAITNEEAQAKVQAMGIQATLEDSKPLNLNPYSVNYLTLDKAQADHETAYYNMEKILPFYNKELLVYYGNKIATDDKLNRVRLLDVVPMKNDAFIADVHTEKANINRIMLHYADGTVDYKAVSYLEDFKNNHVVEYTIAGTDLIYTPESFLNDRSSLVNDLVSSLSTVVLDSDAMKAVVNYPTKLDANRQTGTAKDFYFGESFDQVKANLESNVRKILVASLNGQGQAAEDYIKEKITNNKEAFLLGLTYLNRWYDINYGDVNTKELTIFEPDFFGNDAASALDMILAIGNGGYEVLRAHNNVTTYSSIIGKQNNKASLFDMVEAYRKLFLPNLSDNDWFKQTTKAYIVESKSQVAEAAAKQESAEKHSKYALAVYDKITNPAWEYRQMLLPLLTLPQEDIFIISNMNTLAVGSYEHYVDDYKDPVKRDSVRQLVDKAAEMQRDNADFWYKILDEENRDKLFRTVLNNEGFLMNGPDGQKVYRNLLADVDAIQDYYGPINKWYAEGGTKTAYANGKETFYVLYNMLDNYGTTLYTHEMVHNQDGSTYLKGYGRRMGQGMEVYADGLLQNVSSVDRTILGFNAVFNSDAANRVHVGDPTARFNSEADFNQYFHNQFDVLYLLDYIEGMTVLEKPNTVKKDWFLKLENYYIQENGKDTHAGNRMATLTEEDAAKLTTFDDLINGSIIDRYGYQSAKYDQNLQRNGYYSVPMFAGNYSALSNPNGSPGDFMFRRMAFELIAAKGYTDGFIPYASNQLSDYAMSQNSITYDTWNKKNTGLITDKHVFDQVFNGQYASWEEFKKAMFMERVDKAQAGKLKPFTIQYELGVANSTKEVSIASYDDLQRLIREAIDADIENKSYGSDKSRLSTLKIKIYQALMQSTNDFRTSIFNP
- a CDS encoding GNAT family N-acetyltransferase — its product is MFIKDMETEKEIQGKAYVHWKAWQEAYADLLPQDFLQKTYTLERCQDWAVRYPQNILVALVDEQVVGFACYGASSQEDLQRAGELYALYVLADYYDQGIGYRLMQAALEKLQSYHRVSLWVLEGNARAIAFYEKVGFRFDGLKKIVNLGAERIEYRMVLELPGGNSKE